The genome window GCACGGGCAACGGCCAGCGCGGCCAATATAGTCAGCAGCGGATTGCTTCTTTGCTCTTTCAAAACTATCGAGCAGTAAATATTTTCGCCGCGCGGGGATGACCAAACCCTATCTAGTCTGCCGCGGCCAGCCGTCTGTTCCTCGGCGGTGATCACCACGCGGTCGGCCAGCGCGGCTAAATGCGCCAGCGCGTATTTGTTGGTGGAGTCTACGGTGTCCAGACGGATAATATCCATGCGTAATTATAACAACTTTTAAAAGCGGGATTTACTTATCAGCTAAGTTCTTTCCACTTGCCATTATTTTACAATCTTTGACTTTATCAATTCTTCTATCCTCAGAATCATTCGGTTCAAGCTGTCAGTATTTTTACGCGCACAACTAATGTTCCATTTATTTTGGATAAAAGGAATCATGCAGCTATTATACTCTGGCCCCTTGGCTGCTCCTTTTTTTGGCTTTAATTGTTGTATAAACTCAGATTTCCTGCTTTTGGTTATTAAATTATGCGTTAGATACATGCTTGATTTATAAGGAATGTTCATTTCAGTTACAAAATTATGTCCGCCTTGCTTGGTTTGAAAAGAACGTGGCAAATATTCTTTTTTTATAGAAAAATATTCGGAAAAGCCATCTCGATCTGCCATAAGCCAAGCCTCAGCCTCATCAACCGCTACATTGAAAATAAAGTCTTTACTTTTATTATGAATTAACTGCCTTACGAATTGAGGAGCACATTGCGCAGCGTCTAAATCTGTCAATAGAATAACCGGATATGCAGAAGACAACCTATTAAATTCAGCAATTTTACTTTTAATCTGTCCCCCTCGAGCAGGCAATGGAGATATTATTTCCACATCTTTAGAACAATATGCCAGCGCTTTTCTGATAATTTCAAAACTGACTATATCCTCTCCAGCAATATAAACTTTCATATTCTATAAATTCATACTTAACTGGGATATTTTTTGAATATCTTTTGGCTGCGTAAGCGGAATCACTGCATCCGCAATAGTTAATCCAGCCTCTATAATAGGTTTTATTTCTGAAATAGCGCTGACCTTTTTTACGCTTGTCCCTTCCGGTGTTGTCTGCAATAACAATACTTCTTCTGGCGATATTCCTTGGCTGGAAAGCATATCATAACTATGCGTTGTCGTAAGTATTTGTGAGGCTGTTTTTTTTGAACGTTGTATTTTAGCCATAAACTCCGGCAGCTGGGTAATTATGCCGGAATGTAAATTAATTTCTGGCTCCTCTAACAAAATAACTCCATTATTATCAATAAGCGCAAACAAAAAACCAATTAAACGCAGCGTTCCATCTGAGAACTGAGCTTCTTGCTGTTTACTGCCTTTGGCCCGCCAATGTATATACCGCGCCTCTATATGAGGAACACCCATAGGATCTTTAACAAACGACAATTCTTTCAGCTGCGGAACTGCTATCTTTAGAATGTCATTTATTTTTTTAAAGTAAGACTTTCGCGTTCTTTCATTCATTTTAGCCAATCTTTCCAAAAAGTTTCGTCCATAATAATCTTCTTTGGCCTGAGAATGTGCAATCGAGGCAGACTCCCTGACTAACTGAGGCACTACATTTAGATATTCTATATCTTGGAAGAAAGTTTGCAGCTCGCGAAAGTCTTTATTGGCATTTACTTGCTCTAAATTAGT of Candidatus Margulisiibacteriota bacterium contains these proteins:
- a CDS encoding DUF4276 family protein — translated: MKVYIAGEDIVSFEIIRKALAYCSKDVEIISPLPARGGQIKSKIAEFNRLSSAYPVILLTDLDAAQCAPQFVRQLIHNKSKDFIFNVAVDEAEAWLMADRDGFSEYFSIKKEYLPRSFQTKQGGHNFVTEMNIPYKSSMYLTHNLITKSRKSEFIQQLKPKKGAAKGPEYNSCMIPFIQNKWNISCARKNTDSLNRMILRIEELIKSKIVK
- a CDS encoding AAA family ATPase, producing MIIKKIKLHNWKNFQDCEVNLTERCFIVGANASGKSNLIDALRFLRDVSKQSGGLQSAVEDRGGITKIRCLAARTHTNVSITVELGNPEEEANIWKYHLDFKHTGGGIKKSQVKIISEEVFSYAKNDFVLIRNSSTDKEDEETLKYTNLEQVNANKDFRELQTFFQDIEYLNVVPQLVRESASIAHSQAKEDYYGRNFLERLAKMNERTRKSYFKKINDILKIAVPQLKELSFVKDPMGVPHIEARYIHWRAKGSKQQEAQFSDGTLRLIGFLFALIDNNGVILLEEPEINLHSGIITQLPEFMAKIQRSKKTASQILTTTHSYDMLSSQGISPEEVLLLQTTPEGTSVKKVSAISEIKPIIEAGLTIADAVIPLTQPKDIQKISQLSMNL